In Eupeodes corollae chromosome 3, idEupCoro1.1, whole genome shotgun sequence, a single genomic region encodes these proteins:
- the LOC129948796 gene encoding rap1 GTPase-activating protein 1 isoform X3, producing MKYLNGGGHRESYTLVARKRRQHAWATQKGGGSVTHSPERLRGTTHDLFEILERVQCSRLDDQRCPLPAYFSQNRNDERIHNPHSSHEHHMNGLQHSGSRSTLRHSMSTQSTSTPASPQLSGIQQNNLANNQFCQSRSSVSSQSSIVSTIPASQRLLEDALSKPSPYPMIILPANGGYWMDGTDHECAFDSRGNPVLPQATWMAKFETDDTAKCYRRFYVARDHSNLVAHDEQMGPVLLSIKNENVANQEHVRILLRLQTGTMHEIIPLSCLSPNPSPFKMARLLNAQINVDNFMPVVCSKASQLISNYDEHVLVSSFKFGVLYQRYGQTTEEELFCNTNSSPAFEEFLDILGQRIKLKDHKGYRGGLDIQNGHTGEIAIFDNFKEREIMFHVSTLLPFTEGDPQQLQRKRHIGNDIVAIVFQESNTPFSPDMIASHFLHAFIVVQPLEPNSPNTRYKVSVTARDDVPFFGPTLPSPAVFRKGQEFKEFILTKLINAENACYKAEKFAQLELRTRASLLKNLVDELKEKTREFLGSDMSTGCAASPTPETTPKPDTASAGSRFMDTVKKALIMKVRSPSIDTSNITTTNSGEKFCVNTKTKKDNTLTETPNLNTCSRTGSKSSSKSKSSNDSTSSSPDITSRGPLSSGGITTVSNNNNNNSGNVSKDLQNGNANGLATMSETSDDSSLNSVDLDPIMGHMDGGAAYIDSDTGLESMSSADATTKACSICLDGSQGVMGSSPSNESVVVIDNLTQEVTRLKCDKLDLLRQNVTCQRDIKRLRERELSLQGDLAAAGKEILRLRDLLKEYMPEAATAPLSISPM from the exons aatCGTAACGATGAACGCATTCACAATCCACACTCATCCCATGAGCATCACATGAACGGTTTGCAACATTCCGGCTCACGATCCACCCTCCGACACTCGATGAGCACGCAATCCACATCAACCCCAGCGTCGCCTCAGCTAAGTGGCATCCAACAGAACAATCTCGCAAATAATCAATTCTGTCAGTCACGCTCATCGGTTTCATCACAATCGTCGATTGTATCGACGATACCAGCCTCACAGCGTCTGCTGGAAGATGCTCTAAGCAAGCCCAGTCCATACCCGATGATCATATTGCCTGCCAATGGGGGTTACTGGATGGATGGCACAGATCATGAGTGTGCTTTTGACTCACGTGGCAATCCGGTATTGCCACAAGCCACTTGGATGGCCAAATTCGAGACCGATGATACGGCCAAGTGTTATCGACGCTTCTACGTTGCTCGAGATCACTCGAACTTGGTGGCACACGACGAGCAAATGGGCCCAGTTCTGTTGTCGATCAAAAACGAGAATGTTGCTAACCAAGAACACGTTCGTATTCTTCTGCGACTTCAAACGGGAACCATGCATGAGATAATTCCACTCTCATGCCTCAGCCCAAATCCCAGCCCATTCAAAATGGCTCGACTACTTAATGCGCAAATCAATGTGGACAACTTTATGCCAGTTGTTTGTTCGAAAGCCTCGCAGCTGATCTCCAACTATGACGAACACGTTCTAGTGTCGAGCTTTAAGTTCGGTGTTCTCTACCAAAGATACGGTCAAACCACTGAGGAGGAGCTCTTCTGCAACACTAATTCCTCGCCTGCTTTCGAGGAATTCCTCGATATCCTTGGCCAGAGAATCAAATTGAAAGATCACAAGGGCTATCGCGGAGGATTGGATATACAAAATGGTCACACCGGAGAAATTGCCATCTTTGATAATTTCAAAGAGCGCGAAATTATGTTCCACGTCTCAACGCTACTGCCATTCACCGAGGGTGATCCACAGCAGTTGCAGAGAAAACGACACATTGGAAACGATATTGTGGCTATAGTATTCCAAGAGTCCAATACACCCTTCTCCCCGGACATGATTGCAAGTCACTTCTTGCACGCCTTCATTGTGGTCCAACCACTCGAACCGAACTCCCCAAACACTCGATATAAGGTCAGTGTGACAGCCCGTGACGATGTTCCATTCTTCGGACCGACACTACCCAGCCCGGCGGTCTTCCGGAAGGGTCaagaatttaaagaattcaTACTCACAAAACTCATAAACGCAGAAAATGCCTGTTATAAGGCTGAAAAATTCGCCCAACTCGAGTTGCGTACGAGAGCCTCGCTGCTGAAGAACTTAGTTGACGAGCTCAAAGAGAAGACTAGGGAGTTTCTAGGATCGGACATGTCAACGGGATGTGCTGCCAGTCCCACACCAGAAACAACCCCCAAACCAGACACTGCAAGTGCTGGCAGCAGATTCATGGATACCGTCAAAAAGGCGTTAATCATGAAAGTCCGCTCGCCAAGCATAGACACAAGCAACATCACGACGACGAACTCCGGTGAGAAATTCTGCgtcaatacaaaaacaaaaaaggacaacACTCTGACCGAGACTCCTAATCTCAAt acatGCAGTCGAACAGGTTCGAAATCCTCTTCAAAGTCAAAATCATCGAATGATTCGACTTCATCCTCGCCGGATATAACATCACGTGGACCGCTAAGCAGCGGTGGAATAACGACAGTTagtaataacaacaacaacaactctgGAAATGTCTCGAAAGACCTACAAAACGGAAACGCCAACGGACTGGCCACTATGTCCGAGACAAGTGATGATTCCAGTTTGAATAGTGTTGATCTTGATCCGATAATGGGTCATATGGATGGAGGGGCCGCTTATATTGACAGTGATACTGGACTTGAATCGATGTCATCGGCAGATGCAACGACTAAAGCTTGTTCCATCTGTTTGGATGGCTCACAAGGTGTGATGGGAAGTTCGCCAAGCAACGAATCCGTAGTGGTTATTGATAATCTAACGCAGGAAGTTACTCGATTGAAATGCGATAAGCTTGACTTACTTCGACAGAATGtg ACGTGTCAAAGGGACATTAAACGATTACGAGAACGGGAACTCTCGCTACAGGGTGATCTTGCTGCAGCTGGTAAGGAAATTCTCCGGTTGCGAGATCTTCTAAAAGAATACATGCCAGAAGCTGCCACAGCACCGCTTTCGATCTCACCAATGTAA
- the LOC129948796 gene encoding rap1 GTPase-activating protein 1 isoform X4 has product MGVLRWRDLPGSRSSLGNNNNNNNNNRNEVCSVLRQNEYDSVHQEHRNFKNKNTKNRNDERIHNPHSSHEHHMNGLQHSGSRSTLRHSMSTQSTSTPASPQLSGIQQNNLANNQFCQSRSSVSSQSSIVSTIPASQRLLEDALSKPSPYPMIILPANGGYWMDGTDHECAFDSRGNPVLPQATWMAKFETDDTAKCYRRFYVARDHSNLVAHDEQMGPVLLSIKNENVANQEHVRILLRLQTGTMHEIIPLSCLSPNPSPFKMARLLNAQINVDNFMPVVCSKASQLISNYDEHVLVSSFKFGVLYQRYGQTTEEELFCNTNSSPAFEEFLDILGQRIKLKDHKGYRGGLDIQNGHTGEIAIFDNFKEREIMFHVSTLLPFTEGDPQQLQRKRHIGNDIVAIVFQESNTPFSPDMIASHFLHAFIVVQPLEPNSPNTRYKVSVTARDDVPFFGPTLPSPAVFRKGQEFKEFILTKLINAENACYKAEKFAQLELRTRASLLKNLVDELKEKTREFLGSDMSTGCAASPTPETTPKPDTASAGSRFMDTVKKALIMKVRSPSIDTSNITTTNSGEKFCVNTKTKKDNTLTETPNLNTCSRTGSKSSSKSKSSNDSTSSSPDITSRGPLSSGGITTVSNNNNNNSGNVSKDLQNGNANGLATMSETSDDSSLNSVDLDPIMGHMDGGAAYIDSDTGLESMSSADATTKACSICLDGSQGVMGSSPSNESVVVIDNLTQEVTRLKCDKLDLLRQNVTCQRDIKRLRERELSLQGDLAAAGKEILRLRDLLKEYMPEAATAPLSISPM; this is encoded by the exons aatCGTAACGATGAACGCATTCACAATCCACACTCATCCCATGAGCATCACATGAACGGTTTGCAACATTCCGGCTCACGATCCACCCTCCGACACTCGATGAGCACGCAATCCACATCAACCCCAGCGTCGCCTCAGCTAAGTGGCATCCAACAGAACAATCTCGCAAATAATCAATTCTGTCAGTCACGCTCATCGGTTTCATCACAATCGTCGATTGTATCGACGATACCAGCCTCACAGCGTCTGCTGGAAGATGCTCTAAGCAAGCCCAGTCCATACCCGATGATCATATTGCCTGCCAATGGGGGTTACTGGATGGATGGCACAGATCATGAGTGTGCTTTTGACTCACGTGGCAATCCGGTATTGCCACAAGCCACTTGGATGGCCAAATTCGAGACCGATGATACGGCCAAGTGTTATCGACGCTTCTACGTTGCTCGAGATCACTCGAACTTGGTGGCACACGACGAGCAAATGGGCCCAGTTCTGTTGTCGATCAAAAACGAGAATGTTGCTAACCAAGAACACGTTCGTATTCTTCTGCGACTTCAAACGGGAACCATGCATGAGATAATTCCACTCTCATGCCTCAGCCCAAATCCCAGCCCATTCAAAATGGCTCGACTACTTAATGCGCAAATCAATGTGGACAACTTTATGCCAGTTGTTTGTTCGAAAGCCTCGCAGCTGATCTCCAACTATGACGAACACGTTCTAGTGTCGAGCTTTAAGTTCGGTGTTCTCTACCAAAGATACGGTCAAACCACTGAGGAGGAGCTCTTCTGCAACACTAATTCCTCGCCTGCTTTCGAGGAATTCCTCGATATCCTTGGCCAGAGAATCAAATTGAAAGATCACAAGGGCTATCGCGGAGGATTGGATATACAAAATGGTCACACCGGAGAAATTGCCATCTTTGATAATTTCAAAGAGCGCGAAATTATGTTCCACGTCTCAACGCTACTGCCATTCACCGAGGGTGATCCACAGCAGTTGCAGAGAAAACGACACATTGGAAACGATATTGTGGCTATAGTATTCCAAGAGTCCAATACACCCTTCTCCCCGGACATGATTGCAAGTCACTTCTTGCACGCCTTCATTGTGGTCCAACCACTCGAACCGAACTCCCCAAACACTCGATATAAGGTCAGTGTGACAGCCCGTGACGATGTTCCATTCTTCGGACCGACACTACCCAGCCCGGCGGTCTTCCGGAAGGGTCaagaatttaaagaattcaTACTCACAAAACTCATAAACGCAGAAAATGCCTGTTATAAGGCTGAAAAATTCGCCCAACTCGAGTTGCGTACGAGAGCCTCGCTGCTGAAGAACTTAGTTGACGAGCTCAAAGAGAAGACTAGGGAGTTTCTAGGATCGGACATGTCAACGGGATGTGCTGCCAGTCCCACACCAGAAACAACCCCCAAACCAGACACTGCAAGTGCTGGCAGCAGATTCATGGATACCGTCAAAAAGGCGTTAATCATGAAAGTCCGCTCGCCAAGCATAGACACAAGCAACATCACGACGACGAACTCCGGTGAGAAATTCTGCgtcaatacaaaaacaaaaaaggacaacACTCTGACCGAGACTCCTAATCTCAAt acatGCAGTCGAACAGGTTCGAAATCCTCTTCAAAGTCAAAATCATCGAATGATTCGACTTCATCCTCGCCGGATATAACATCACGTGGACCGCTAAGCAGCGGTGGAATAACGACAGTTagtaataacaacaacaacaactctgGAAATGTCTCGAAAGACCTACAAAACGGAAACGCCAACGGACTGGCCACTATGTCCGAGACAAGTGATGATTCCAGTTTGAATAGTGTTGATCTTGATCCGATAATGGGTCATATGGATGGAGGGGCCGCTTATATTGACAGTGATACTGGACTTGAATCGATGTCATCGGCAGATGCAACGACTAAAGCTTGTTCCATCTGTTTGGATGGCTCACAAGGTGTGATGGGAAGTTCGCCAAGCAACGAATCCGTAGTGGTTATTGATAATCTAACGCAGGAAGTTACTCGATTGAAATGCGATAAGCTTGACTTACTTCGACAGAATGtg ACGTGTCAAAGGGACATTAAACGATTACGAGAACGGGAACTCTCGCTACAGGGTGATCTTGCTGCAGCTGGTAAGGAAATTCTCCGGTTGCGAGATCTTCTAAAAGAATACATGCCAGAAGCTGCCACAGCACCGCTTTCGATCTCACCAATGTAA
- the LOC129948796 gene encoding rap1 GTPase-activating protein 1 isoform X2: MKYLNGGGHRESYTLVARKRYIKKLLRQHAWATQKGGGSVTHSPERLRGTTHDLFEILERVQCSRLDDQRCPLPAYFSQNRNDERIHNPHSSHEHHMNGLQHSGSRSTLRHSMSTQSTSTPASPQLSGIQQNNLANNQFCQSRSSVSSQSSIVSTIPASQRLLEDALSKPSPYPMIILPANGGYWMDGTDHECAFDSRGNPVLPQATWMAKFETDDTAKCYRRFYVARDHSNLVAHDEQMGPVLLSIKNENVANQEHVRILLRLQTGTMHEIIPLSCLSPNPSPFKMARLLNAQINVDNFMPVVCSKASQLISNYDEHVLVSSFKFGVLYQRYGQTTEEELFCNTNSSPAFEEFLDILGQRIKLKDHKGYRGGLDIQNGHTGEIAIFDNFKEREIMFHVSTLLPFTEGDPQQLQRKRHIGNDIVAIVFQESNTPFSPDMIASHFLHAFIVVQPLEPNSPNTRYKVSVTARDDVPFFGPTLPSPAVFRKGQEFKEFILTKLINAENACYKAEKFAQLELRTRASLLKNLVDELKEKTREFLGSDMSTGCAASPTPETTPKPDTASAGSRFMDTVKKALIMKVRSPSIDTSNITTTNSGEKFCVNTKTKKDNTLTETPNLNTCSRTGSKSSSKSKSSNDSTSSSPDITSRGPLSSGGITTVSNNNNNNSGNVSKDLQNGNANGLATMSETSDDSSLNSVDLDPIMGHMDGGAAYIDSDTGLESMSSADATTKACSICLDGSQGVMGSSPSNESVVVIDNLTQEVTRLKCDKLDLLRQNVTCQRDIKRLRERELSLQGDLAAAGKEILRLRDLLKEYMPEAATAPLSISPM, from the exons aatCGTAACGATGAACGCATTCACAATCCACACTCATCCCATGAGCATCACATGAACGGTTTGCAACATTCCGGCTCACGATCCACCCTCCGACACTCGATGAGCACGCAATCCACATCAACCCCAGCGTCGCCTCAGCTAAGTGGCATCCAACAGAACAATCTCGCAAATAATCAATTCTGTCAGTCACGCTCATCGGTTTCATCACAATCGTCGATTGTATCGACGATACCAGCCTCACAGCGTCTGCTGGAAGATGCTCTAAGCAAGCCCAGTCCATACCCGATGATCATATTGCCTGCCAATGGGGGTTACTGGATGGATGGCACAGATCATGAGTGTGCTTTTGACTCACGTGGCAATCCGGTATTGCCACAAGCCACTTGGATGGCCAAATTCGAGACCGATGATACGGCCAAGTGTTATCGACGCTTCTACGTTGCTCGAGATCACTCGAACTTGGTGGCACACGACGAGCAAATGGGCCCAGTTCTGTTGTCGATCAAAAACGAGAATGTTGCTAACCAAGAACACGTTCGTATTCTTCTGCGACTTCAAACGGGAACCATGCATGAGATAATTCCACTCTCATGCCTCAGCCCAAATCCCAGCCCATTCAAAATGGCTCGACTACTTAATGCGCAAATCAATGTGGACAACTTTATGCCAGTTGTTTGTTCGAAAGCCTCGCAGCTGATCTCCAACTATGACGAACACGTTCTAGTGTCGAGCTTTAAGTTCGGTGTTCTCTACCAAAGATACGGTCAAACCACTGAGGAGGAGCTCTTCTGCAACACTAATTCCTCGCCTGCTTTCGAGGAATTCCTCGATATCCTTGGCCAGAGAATCAAATTGAAAGATCACAAGGGCTATCGCGGAGGATTGGATATACAAAATGGTCACACCGGAGAAATTGCCATCTTTGATAATTTCAAAGAGCGCGAAATTATGTTCCACGTCTCAACGCTACTGCCATTCACCGAGGGTGATCCACAGCAGTTGCAGAGAAAACGACACATTGGAAACGATATTGTGGCTATAGTATTCCAAGAGTCCAATACACCCTTCTCCCCGGACATGATTGCAAGTCACTTCTTGCACGCCTTCATTGTGGTCCAACCACTCGAACCGAACTCCCCAAACACTCGATATAAGGTCAGTGTGACAGCCCGTGACGATGTTCCATTCTTCGGACCGACACTACCCAGCCCGGCGGTCTTCCGGAAGGGTCaagaatttaaagaattcaTACTCACAAAACTCATAAACGCAGAAAATGCCTGTTATAAGGCTGAAAAATTCGCCCAACTCGAGTTGCGTACGAGAGCCTCGCTGCTGAAGAACTTAGTTGACGAGCTCAAAGAGAAGACTAGGGAGTTTCTAGGATCGGACATGTCAACGGGATGTGCTGCCAGTCCCACACCAGAAACAACCCCCAAACCAGACACTGCAAGTGCTGGCAGCAGATTCATGGATACCGTCAAAAAGGCGTTAATCATGAAAGTCCGCTCGCCAAGCATAGACACAAGCAACATCACGACGACGAACTCCGGTGAGAAATTCTGCgtcaatacaaaaacaaaaaaggacaacACTCTGACCGAGACTCCTAATCTCAAt acatGCAGTCGAACAGGTTCGAAATCCTCTTCAAAGTCAAAATCATCGAATGATTCGACTTCATCCTCGCCGGATATAACATCACGTGGACCGCTAAGCAGCGGTGGAATAACGACAGTTagtaataacaacaacaacaactctgGAAATGTCTCGAAAGACCTACAAAACGGAAACGCCAACGGACTGGCCACTATGTCCGAGACAAGTGATGATTCCAGTTTGAATAGTGTTGATCTTGATCCGATAATGGGTCATATGGATGGAGGGGCCGCTTATATTGACAGTGATACTGGACTTGAATCGATGTCATCGGCAGATGCAACGACTAAAGCTTGTTCCATCTGTTTGGATGGCTCACAAGGTGTGATGGGAAGTTCGCCAAGCAACGAATCCGTAGTGGTTATTGATAATCTAACGCAGGAAGTTACTCGATTGAAATGCGATAAGCTTGACTTACTTCGACAGAATGtg ACGTGTCAAAGGGACATTAAACGATTACGAGAACGGGAACTCTCGCTACAGGGTGATCTTGCTGCAGCTGGTAAGGAAATTCTCCGGTTGCGAGATCTTCTAAAAGAATACATGCCAGAAGCTGCCACAGCACCGCTTTCGATCTCACCAATGTAA
- the LOC129948796 gene encoding rap1 GTPase-activating protein 1 isoform X5 yields the protein MAGDSCGRVLVGTAYTKWLFAYRRLGIISSWCRKPKRIGANRNDERIHNPHSSHEHHMNGLQHSGSRSTLRHSMSTQSTSTPASPQLSGIQQNNLANNQFCQSRSSVSSQSSIVSTIPASQRLLEDALSKPSPYPMIILPANGGYWMDGTDHECAFDSRGNPVLPQATWMAKFETDDTAKCYRRFYVARDHSNLVAHDEQMGPVLLSIKNENVANQEHVRILLRLQTGTMHEIIPLSCLSPNPSPFKMARLLNAQINVDNFMPVVCSKASQLISNYDEHVLVSSFKFGVLYQRYGQTTEEELFCNTNSSPAFEEFLDILGQRIKLKDHKGYRGGLDIQNGHTGEIAIFDNFKEREIMFHVSTLLPFTEGDPQQLQRKRHIGNDIVAIVFQESNTPFSPDMIASHFLHAFIVVQPLEPNSPNTRYKVSVTARDDVPFFGPTLPSPAVFRKGQEFKEFILTKLINAENACYKAEKFAQLELRTRASLLKNLVDELKEKTREFLGSDMSTGCAASPTPETTPKPDTASAGSRFMDTVKKALIMKVRSPSIDTSNITTTNSGEKFCVNTKTKKDNTLTETPNLNTCSRTGSKSSSKSKSSNDSTSSSPDITSRGPLSSGGITTVSNNNNNNSGNVSKDLQNGNANGLATMSETSDDSSLNSVDLDPIMGHMDGGAAYIDSDTGLESMSSADATTKACSICLDGSQGVMGSSPSNESVVVIDNLTQEVTRLKCDKLDLLRQNVTCQRDIKRLRERELSLQGDLAAAGKEILRLRDLLKEYMPEAATAPLSISPM from the exons ATGGCTGGGGATAGTTGTGGTCGTGTACTCGTTGGTACCGCCTATACCAAATGGCTATTTGCATATCGGCGTCTCGGTATCATTTCATCGTGGTGTAGAAAACCGAAAAGGATAGGAGCG aatCGTAACGATGAACGCATTCACAATCCACACTCATCCCATGAGCATCACATGAACGGTTTGCAACATTCCGGCTCACGATCCACCCTCCGACACTCGATGAGCACGCAATCCACATCAACCCCAGCGTCGCCTCAGCTAAGTGGCATCCAACAGAACAATCTCGCAAATAATCAATTCTGTCAGTCACGCTCATCGGTTTCATCACAATCGTCGATTGTATCGACGATACCAGCCTCACAGCGTCTGCTGGAAGATGCTCTAAGCAAGCCCAGTCCATACCCGATGATCATATTGCCTGCCAATGGGGGTTACTGGATGGATGGCACAGATCATGAGTGTGCTTTTGACTCACGTGGCAATCCGGTATTGCCACAAGCCACTTGGATGGCCAAATTCGAGACCGATGATACGGCCAAGTGTTATCGACGCTTCTACGTTGCTCGAGATCACTCGAACTTGGTGGCACACGACGAGCAAATGGGCCCAGTTCTGTTGTCGATCAAAAACGAGAATGTTGCTAACCAAGAACACGTTCGTATTCTTCTGCGACTTCAAACGGGAACCATGCATGAGATAATTCCACTCTCATGCCTCAGCCCAAATCCCAGCCCATTCAAAATGGCTCGACTACTTAATGCGCAAATCAATGTGGACAACTTTATGCCAGTTGTTTGTTCGAAAGCCTCGCAGCTGATCTCCAACTATGACGAACACGTTCTAGTGTCGAGCTTTAAGTTCGGTGTTCTCTACCAAAGATACGGTCAAACCACTGAGGAGGAGCTCTTCTGCAACACTAATTCCTCGCCTGCTTTCGAGGAATTCCTCGATATCCTTGGCCAGAGAATCAAATTGAAAGATCACAAGGGCTATCGCGGAGGATTGGATATACAAAATGGTCACACCGGAGAAATTGCCATCTTTGATAATTTCAAAGAGCGCGAAATTATGTTCCACGTCTCAACGCTACTGCCATTCACCGAGGGTGATCCACAGCAGTTGCAGAGAAAACGACACATTGGAAACGATATTGTGGCTATAGTATTCCAAGAGTCCAATACACCCTTCTCCCCGGACATGATTGCAAGTCACTTCTTGCACGCCTTCATTGTGGTCCAACCACTCGAACCGAACTCCCCAAACACTCGATATAAGGTCAGTGTGACAGCCCGTGACGATGTTCCATTCTTCGGACCGACACTACCCAGCCCGGCGGTCTTCCGGAAGGGTCaagaatttaaagaattcaTACTCACAAAACTCATAAACGCAGAAAATGCCTGTTATAAGGCTGAAAAATTCGCCCAACTCGAGTTGCGTACGAGAGCCTCGCTGCTGAAGAACTTAGTTGACGAGCTCAAAGAGAAGACTAGGGAGTTTCTAGGATCGGACATGTCAACGGGATGTGCTGCCAGTCCCACACCAGAAACAACCCCCAAACCAGACACTGCAAGTGCTGGCAGCAGATTCATGGATACCGTCAAAAAGGCGTTAATCATGAAAGTCCGCTCGCCAAGCATAGACACAAGCAACATCACGACGACGAACTCCGGTGAGAAATTCTGCgtcaatacaaaaacaaaaaaggacaacACTCTGACCGAGACTCCTAATCTCAAt acatGCAGTCGAACAGGTTCGAAATCCTCTTCAAAGTCAAAATCATCGAATGATTCGACTTCATCCTCGCCGGATATAACATCACGTGGACCGCTAAGCAGCGGTGGAATAACGACAGTTagtaataacaacaacaacaactctgGAAATGTCTCGAAAGACCTACAAAACGGAAACGCCAACGGACTGGCCACTATGTCCGAGACAAGTGATGATTCCAGTTTGAATAGTGTTGATCTTGATCCGATAATGGGTCATATGGATGGAGGGGCCGCTTATATTGACAGTGATACTGGACTTGAATCGATGTCATCGGCAGATGCAACGACTAAAGCTTGTTCCATCTGTTTGGATGGCTCACAAGGTGTGATGGGAAGTTCGCCAAGCAACGAATCCGTAGTGGTTATTGATAATCTAACGCAGGAAGTTACTCGATTGAAATGCGATAAGCTTGACTTACTTCGACAGAATGtg ACGTGTCAAAGGGACATTAAACGATTACGAGAACGGGAACTCTCGCTACAGGGTGATCTTGCTGCAGCTGGTAAGGAAATTCTCCGGTTGCGAGATCTTCTAAAAGAATACATGCCAGAAGCTGCCACAGCACCGCTTTCGATCTCACCAATGTAA